One genomic window of Paeniglutamicibacter sp. Y32M11 includes the following:
- a CDS encoding ATP-dependent Clp protease ATP-binding subunit, with the protein MFERFTDRARRVVVLAQEEARMLNHNYIGTEHVLLGLIHEGEGVAAKALESLNISLGAVREQVQEIIGQGQQAPSGHIPFTPRAKKVLELSLREALQLGHNYIGTEHILLGLIREGEGVAAQVLVKLGADLSRVRQQVIQLLSGYQGGKETAGAGVSSGGQTEGTPAGSAVLDQFGRNLTAAAREGKLDPVIGREFEMERVMQILSRRTKNNPVLIGEPGVGKTAVVEGLAQAIVRGDVPETIKDKQLYTLDLGSLVAGSRYRGDFEERLKKVLKEIRTRGDIILFIDEIHTLVGAGAAEGAIDAASILKPMLARGELQTIGATTLDEYRKHIEKDAALERRFQPIQVKEPSVEQTTQILRGLRDRYEAHHRVSITDGALAAAAELAHRYISDRFLPDKAIDLIDEAGARLRIRRMTAPPALKLMDEEISTVRLEKEAAIDAQDFEGAASLRDKEGKLQEARAEKEKAWKNGELDEIAEVDADLIAEVLANSTGIPVIKLTEEESTRLLNMEDELHKRVIGQDQAIKAISQAIRRTRAGLKDPNRPGGSFIFAGPTGVGKTELAKALAEFLFGEEDALITLDMSEYSEKHTVSRLFGAPPGYVGYEEGGQLTEKVRRRPFSVVLFDEVEKAHADLFNSLLQILEDGRLTDSQGRVVDFKNTVIIMTTNLGTRDISKGVMTGFQSSSDTKTGYNRMQAKVQEELRQHFRPEFLNRVDDVVVFPQLTQDEIVEIVDLFLGRLQKRLDGRNMTIELSPAARILLATRGYDPAMGARPLRRTMQRDIEDQLSEKILFGELSSGQHVKVDVEGEGDEAKFTFHGEGGTPQLEGEPAPVAIEG; encoded by the coding sequence ATGTTTGAGAGATTTACCGACCGTGCCCGTCGCGTTGTCGTGCTTGCCCAAGAAGAGGCGCGCATGCTCAACCACAACTACATCGGAACCGAGCACGTATTGCTCGGCCTCATCCATGAGGGCGAGGGAGTAGCGGCCAAGGCCCTTGAGTCGCTGAATATTTCCCTTGGCGCCGTGCGTGAGCAGGTCCAAGAGATTATCGGACAGGGCCAGCAGGCCCCCTCCGGTCATATCCCCTTTACTCCGCGAGCCAAGAAGGTTTTGGAACTCTCGCTGCGTGAGGCGCTTCAACTGGGCCACAACTACATCGGTACCGAGCACATCCTGCTCGGCCTGATTCGCGAGGGTGAGGGCGTTGCCGCCCAGGTTCTGGTGAAGCTCGGAGCCGATCTGTCCCGCGTCCGCCAGCAGGTCATCCAGCTGCTCTCGGGCTACCAGGGCGGCAAGGAAACCGCAGGCGCTGGTGTCAGCTCCGGCGGCCAGACCGAAGGTACTCCCGCTGGTTCGGCAGTGCTGGACCAATTTGGACGTAATCTCACCGCGGCTGCCCGCGAGGGCAAGTTGGACCCGGTTATTGGGCGCGAATTCGAAATGGAACGCGTCATGCAGATCCTTTCGCGACGCACCAAGAACAACCCGGTGCTCATCGGTGAGCCAGGCGTCGGCAAGACCGCCGTCGTCGAGGGCTTGGCCCAGGCCATCGTGCGTGGAGATGTCCCGGAAACCATCAAGGACAAGCAGCTCTACACTCTTGACCTTGGTTCGCTGGTAGCCGGTTCGCGCTACCGCGGTGACTTCGAGGAACGCCTGAAGAAGGTCCTCAAGGAAATCCGCACCCGCGGCGATATTATTCTGTTCATCGACGAGATCCACACCCTTGTGGGTGCCGGTGCTGCCGAGGGCGCTATCGACGCGGCCTCGATTCTGAAGCCGATGCTGGCTCGCGGTGAGCTCCAGACCATTGGTGCAACGACTCTGGACGAGTACCGGAAGCACATCGAAAAGGACGCGGCCCTCGAGCGCCGTTTCCAGCCGATTCAGGTCAAGGAGCCTTCCGTCGAGCAGACCACGCAGATCCTGCGTGGCTTGCGTGACCGCTACGAGGCGCACCACCGCGTGTCCATCACCGATGGCGCCCTGGCTGCTGCCGCCGAGTTGGCTCACCGCTACATCTCCGACCGCTTCCTGCCTGACAAGGCCATCGACCTGATCGATGAAGCCGGTGCTCGCCTGCGCATCCGACGCATGACTGCCCCTCCGGCGCTCAAGTTGATGGATGAGGAAATCTCCACGGTTCGCCTGGAGAAGGAAGCCGCTATCGACGCACAGGACTTCGAGGGTGCTGCGTCGCTGCGCGACAAGGAGGGCAAGCTTCAGGAAGCCCGTGCCGAGAAGGAAAAGGCCTGGAAGAACGGTGAACTCGACGAAATTGCCGAGGTTGATGCCGATCTGATTGCCGAAGTCTTGGCGAACTCCACGGGTATCCCGGTCATCAAGCTGACCGAGGAAGAATCCACACGACTGCTGAACATGGAAGATGAACTGCACAAGCGGGTCATCGGACAGGATCAGGCAATCAAGGCCATTTCGCAGGCCATCCGTCGTACCCGTGCCGGACTGAAGGACCCGAACCGCCCGGGCGGTTCGTTCATCTTCGCCGGCCCGACCGGCGTCGGCAAAACCGAGCTGGCCAAGGCCTTGGCGGAGTTCCTCTTCGGTGAAGAGGACGCGCTGATCACCTTGGACATGTCCGAGTACTCGGAGAAGCACACGGTTTCGCGTCTGTTCGGTGCCCCTCCGGGCTACGTCGGATACGAAGAGGGCGGCCAGCTGACCGAGAAGGTACGTCGTCGTCCGTTCTCCGTGGTGCTTTTCGACGAGGTCGAGAAGGCTCACGCGGATCTGTTCAACTCGTTGCTGCAGATTCTGGAAGACGGCCGCTTGACCGACTCCCAGGGCCGCGTGGTCGACTTCAAGAACACCGTGATCATCATGACCACCAACCTTGGTACCCGCGACATCTCTAAGGGTGTGATGACTGGTTTCCAGTCGTCTTCCGATACCAAGACCGGTTACAACCGTATGCAGGCCAAGGTTCAGGAGGAATTGCGTCAGCACTTCCGCCCCGAATTCCTGAACCGTGTTGATGATGTTGTGGTCTTCCCGCAGCTGACTCAGGACGAGATCGTGGAGATCGTGGACCTGTTCCTCGGCCGCCTGCAGAAGCGACTCGATGGCCGCAACATGACCATCGAATTGTCGCCGGCAGCCCGCATTCTGTTGGCCACCCGCGGATACGACCCGGCCATGGGTGCTCGTCCGTTGCGCAGGACCATGCAGCGCGACAT